From Yersinia hibernica, a single genomic window includes:
- a CDS encoding sensor histidine kinase, translating into MNNATTAGKQKVPLRLSTSITLMVSAVIVSVLLVVHTLFFVQLSQMAQEGLQNKAVAVARALSFSPTIINGLTDPKAGRQIQAYTSAVQKANDLLFIVVTDMKGIRYSHPNTEMIGQHFIGNDLQPALKGKENSAINRGVLEKALRIFIPIYAPHGKQIGVVAIGISLTSIDSVVSETRWTIPWTILFGALIGSLGTWFLVKALKRIMLGFEPYEISNLFEQRNAMLQSIKEGVIAVDADSRITVVNHEAKRLFKQSGPMENLLLSNASKYWPVRLYLQQVLETGIARRDEEINFNGSILLTNTVPVVVKGDIIGAIATFRDKTEVSQLMQRLTGMVHYADALRAQSHEFMNKLHVILGLLHMKYYQQLEDYIVKTSNNYQAEIGSLLRKVKSPVIAGFLLGKINRARDLGITLSISDDSLLPDTNNEQITTTLITVLGNLIENALEAIGSQSQREINVSFHYQNGRVHCVVSDDGPGIAAELQERIFDNGFSTKGNEHGIGLSLVRQSLESIGGNIEFDSEAGVFTQFFISLPYDITSSDNFSHNISAVNHD; encoded by the coding sequence ATGAATAATGCAACAACGGCTGGAAAGCAAAAAGTGCCGTTACGACTCAGTACATCGATAACCCTGATGGTCTCTGCCGTGATTGTCTCTGTGCTATTGGTGGTTCACACCCTGTTCTTCGTGCAACTCAGCCAAATGGCCCAAGAGGGTTTGCAAAACAAAGCCGTTGCCGTCGCTCGGGCCTTATCTTTTTCGCCGACCATAATCAACGGATTAACGGACCCGAAAGCCGGGCGGCAAATTCAGGCTTATACCAGTGCAGTTCAGAAAGCCAATGACCTGCTATTCATAGTTGTGACTGATATGAAAGGCATTCGTTATTCACATCCTAATACTGAGATGATCGGTCAGCATTTTATCGGCAATGACTTACAGCCAGCACTAAAGGGCAAAGAAAACAGCGCGATAAACCGCGGTGTATTGGAAAAGGCATTACGCATCTTTATTCCAATCTATGCACCGCATGGTAAACAAATAGGCGTTGTGGCCATTGGGATTTCTCTTACCAGTATTGACTCGGTAGTGAGTGAAACGCGCTGGACTATCCCCTGGACCATATTATTTGGTGCCCTCATTGGCTCACTCGGCACTTGGTTTTTAGTCAAAGCCCTGAAAAGAATTATGCTGGGTTTTGAACCCTACGAAATCTCTAATCTATTTGAACAGCGAAATGCCATGCTGCAATCGATTAAAGAGGGTGTCATCGCCGTTGATGCGGATTCACGTATCACCGTGGTTAATCATGAAGCAAAGCGCTTATTTAAACAAAGTGGCCCGATGGAGAATTTATTACTCAGCAACGCCAGCAAATATTGGCCGGTGCGCTTGTATCTACAGCAAGTCTTGGAAACCGGAATTGCTCGCCGTGATGAAGAAATAAACTTTAACGGCAGTATATTACTCACCAATACCGTTCCGGTGGTGGTGAAAGGGGATATTATCGGTGCAATCGCAACATTTCGCGATAAAACTGAAGTCAGCCAACTGATGCAACGCCTGACAGGGATGGTGCATTATGCCGATGCATTACGCGCACAGTCACACGAATTTATGAATAAACTCCATGTGATTCTGGGCTTATTACATATGAAATATTATCAGCAACTTGAAGATTATATTGTTAAGACCTCGAATAACTATCAGGCGGAAATTGGCTCGCTACTGCGCAAAGTCAAATCCCCTGTCATTGCCGGTTTTCTACTGGGAAAAATCAATCGCGCGCGCGATTTGGGCATCACATTATCCATCAGTGACGATAGTCTGCTGCCAGATACTAATAATGAGCAAATCACGACCACCCTGATTACCGTGTTGGGTAATCTGATTGAAAATGCGCTGGAAGCTATTGGTAGCCAGTCTCAGCGAGAAATTAATGTCAGCTTTCATTACCAAAATGGCCGGGTACATTGTGTTGTCAGTGATGATGGCCCGGGTATTGCGGCGGAACTCCAAGAACGCATTTTTGATAATGGTTTTTCCACTAAAGGCAATGAACACGGCATCGGCTTAAGTCTGGTGCGCCAGAGTTTAGAAAGTATCGGCGGTAATATTGAGTTCGACTCTGAAGCCGGCGTTTTTACACAATTTTTTATCAGTCTTCCTTACGACATAACCTCTAGCGACAATTTTTCGCACAACATCAGCGCGGTAAATCATGATTAA
- the dcuR gene encoding two-component system response regulator DcuR has product MINVLIVDDDAMVAELNKCYLSQVAGFNCCGSVSSLQQARDHLMTAQHPVDLVLLDVFMRQDNGLDLLPVLREFSEHTDVIVISSATDVNTIKKALQYGVVDYLIKPFQFSRFEEALSTYREKQSLLGQREYCAQEDVDSLLRRSNAAPVERKKLPKGLTAQTLRTVCAWIQEIQDGEFSTEQMANAIGISRVSCRKYLIYLSDTDVLSTKVLYGATGRPVYLYKLLPSQQEVLKQYCQ; this is encoded by the coding sequence ATGATTAATGTATTAATAGTGGATGATGATGCAATGGTAGCTGAGCTGAACAAGTGTTATCTGAGCCAGGTAGCCGGATTCAACTGCTGCGGCTCAGTGTCCAGTTTGCAGCAGGCCCGAGATCATTTAATGACAGCGCAGCACCCCGTCGACCTAGTCTTATTGGACGTTTTCATGCGCCAAGACAATGGATTAGACTTACTGCCGGTCTTACGTGAATTCAGCGAACACACTGATGTGATTGTGATTTCTTCCGCCACTGATGTGAACACCATCAAAAAAGCGCTGCAATACGGTGTGGTTGATTACTTAATTAAGCCATTCCAATTCTCACGTTTTGAAGAAGCGCTGTCGACTTATCGTGAAAAACAGAGTCTGCTCGGGCAACGCGAATATTGCGCGCAAGAAGATGTCGATTCCTTATTGCGGCGCAGTAATGCAGCACCTGTTGAGCGCAAAAAGTTACCCAAAGGGCTCACCGCACAAACCTTACGTACTGTTTGTGCATGGATTCAAGAAATACAAGATGGCGAGTTCTCAACTGAACAGATGGCCAATGCTATTGGTATTTCACGCGTTTCTTGCCGCAAATATTTGATTTATCTATCTGATACTGACGTTCTGAGCACTAAAGTTCTGTATGGCGCGACGGGGCGGCCGGTTTATCTCTATAAACTGTTACCTAGCCAGCAGGAGGTTTTAAAACAGTATTGCCAATAG
- a CDS encoding 2-hydroxycarboxylate transporter family protein — protein MKKTNQEILLTPAEDIDMTGKFSIKKLISQLNQMNINTMPMALFITISAIVFISAYASYLPKNMIGGLAVIMTMGFVLSHIGRHIPVLKDIGGPAILCLMVPSVLVYFGVFQTNTLETVHLLMKEANLLYFVIASLVVGSILGMNRVVLIQGMTRMFVPLVVGTITAVATGLLVGKLFGFSLYHTFFFIIVPIIGGGIGEGILPLSLAYSAILGQAPDVYVAQLAPAAVVGNIFAIICAGVLARIGLRRKDLNGEGMLIRSAPDNAIFTAQEGPKQADFQLMGGGLLMTCAFFIVGGLFEKMVHIPGPVLMILIAVMCKYAQVIPSKMEQGAHSWYKFVSTTLVWPLMIGLGMLYVPLESVVAVFSVGYVVVCGAVVLSMAAVSFIIAPYLNMYPVEASIVTSCHSGLGGTGDVAILSASNRMSLMPFAQIATRIGGASTVIGATLLLGWIV, from the coding sequence ATGAAAAAAACAAATCAAGAAATCTTGCTTACCCCCGCTGAAGATATTGATATGACGGGTAAATTTTCTATCAAAAAGTTAATTTCTCAATTAAATCAAATGAATATAAACACTATGCCGATGGCTTTATTTATAACCATTTCTGCCATTGTGTTTATTTCGGCTTATGCCAGTTATTTACCGAAAAATATGATTGGTGGTTTGGCAGTTATTATGACGATGGGTTTTGTATTATCTCATATCGGCCGCCATATTCCTGTGCTGAAGGATATCGGGGGCCCGGCTATTTTGTGTCTTATGGTGCCATCCGTGTTGGTTTACTTTGGGGTTTTCCAAACGAATACCCTAGAGACCGTTCATTTGCTCATGAAAGAGGCGAATTTACTCTATTTTGTCATCGCCAGTTTGGTTGTCGGCAGTATTCTTGGTATGAATCGTGTGGTTCTCATTCAGGGTATGACGCGGATGTTTGTCCCGCTGGTGGTCGGAACGATAACGGCAGTGGCGACGGGGTTGCTGGTGGGGAAGTTATTTGGTTTCAGCCTTTATCACACATTCTTCTTTATTATTGTGCCAATTATTGGTGGTGGTATTGGTGAGGGCATCTTGCCGTTATCACTGGCTTACTCGGCAATTCTGGGGCAGGCTCCGGATGTTTATGTTGCTCAACTGGCCCCCGCCGCGGTGGTGGGTAACATTTTTGCTATTATTTGTGCCGGAGTGCTGGCCCGCATTGGTCTGCGGCGCAAGGATCTGAATGGTGAGGGGATGTTAATTCGCTCAGCACCTGACAATGCGATATTCACTGCACAAGAGGGGCCAAAACAAGCGGATTTTCAGTTGATGGGCGGAGGGTTATTGATGACCTGCGCTTTCTTTATTGTCGGGGGCTTGTTTGAAAAGATGGTGCATATTCCCGGCCCGGTGCTGATGATTTTAATCGCGGTGATGTGCAAATATGCACAAGTTATTCCATCAAAAATGGAGCAGGGCGCTCATAGTTGGTACAAATTTGTCTCAACAACGTTGGTGTGGCCGCTGATGATTGGCCTGGGCATGTTGTATGTGCCATTAGAAAGTGTGGTGGCGGTGTTCTCTGTCGGCTATGTCGTGGTGTGTGGCGCCGTGGTGTTATCAATGGCCGCTGTCAGTTTCATTATTGCCCCCTATCTAAATATGTACCCAGTGGAAGCCTCCATCGTGACCAGTTGTCATAGCGGATTAGGTGGGACGGGCGATGTGGCTATTTTGTCTGCGTCTAACCGGATGTCACTGATGCCTTTTGCCCAGATAGCCACCCGAATTGGTGGCGCATCCACTGTCATCGGCGCGACATTATTGTTGGGTTGGATTGTGTGA
- the ansP gene encoding L-asparagine permease, which produces MMSGNQSVETHQAAKKRWLDSHDTGYHKSMVRRHIQMIAIGGSIGTGLFLGTGARLQMAGPALALVYLVCGVFSFFILRALGELILHRPSSGSFVSYAREFLGEKASYVAGWMYFLNWAMTGIVDITAVALYMHYWGTFSDVPQWLFALGALSIVATMNMIGVKWFAEMEFWFALIKVAAISIFLIVGVVFLGTGQSVAGHPSGMHLITDNGGFFPHGLLPALVLVQGVIFAFAGIELIGTAAGECKDPEKMLPKAINSVILRIGLFYVGSVVLLVCLLPWNAYQAGQSPFVTFFSSLGVPYIGTIMNIVVLSAALSSLNSGLYSTGRILRSLSMGGSAPKFMSKMSPQSVPYAGILVTVGIYVFGVVLNYLVPSQVFEIVLNIASLGIISSWAFIIVCQMKLRQAIKNGTAKPVSFKMPGAPVTSWLTLLFLAGVLVMMAFDYPNGTWTIATLPVVAILLVIGWFSLRKRALEVAAAPIEASVKKNDEKKVPSTELYEQKTVG; this is translated from the coding sequence ATCATGTCAGGAAATCAATCTGTAGAAACCCATCAAGCCGCGAAAAAACGCTGGTTAGACTCCCATGATACGGGCTATCACAAAAGTATGGTCCGACGTCATATACAGATGATAGCAATCGGTGGCTCTATTGGTACCGGCTTATTCTTGGGCACCGGTGCGCGTTTACAAATGGCCGGCCCAGCATTAGCTTTGGTTTATTTGGTATGCGGGGTTTTCTCCTTTTTCATTCTCAGAGCCCTTGGTGAACTGATTTTGCACCGCCCATCCAGCGGCAGTTTTGTCTCTTATGCGCGCGAGTTTCTCGGCGAAAAAGCATCCTATGTTGCGGGCTGGATGTATTTTCTTAACTGGGCAATGACTGGGATAGTCGATATCACGGCGGTCGCGCTCTATATGCACTACTGGGGTACATTCTCGGATGTCCCACAATGGCTATTTGCGTTAGGCGCACTTTCAATTGTGGCGACGATGAATATGATTGGTGTGAAATGGTTTGCGGAAATGGAATTTTGGTTCGCCCTGATCAAAGTCGCCGCCATTTCTATATTCCTGATAGTGGGTGTGGTCTTTCTCGGCACCGGCCAAAGTGTGGCGGGACACCCGTCCGGCATGCATCTCATCACTGATAATGGCGGGTTCTTCCCACACGGATTGCTCCCGGCCTTGGTATTAGTCCAAGGGGTAATATTCGCTTTTGCCGGCATCGAATTAATTGGTACCGCGGCCGGTGAATGTAAAGACCCGGAAAAAATGCTGCCCAAAGCGATTAATAGTGTGATCTTACGGATTGGTTTGTTTTATGTCGGCTCCGTGGTTCTGTTGGTGTGCTTGCTACCGTGGAATGCCTATCAAGCAGGTCAAAGCCCTTTCGTAACATTTTTCAGTAGCTTAGGTGTTCCTTACATTGGGACAATCATGAATATCGTGGTGTTATCTGCCGCTCTTTCCAGCCTTAACTCTGGCCTATACTCCACCGGCCGTATCCTGCGATCGCTATCAATGGGAGGCTCCGCGCCGAAATTCATGTCAAAAATGAGCCCTCAATCTGTTCCTTATGCCGGGATACTGGTGACTGTTGGCATCTATGTTTTCGGTGTCGTGCTCAATTACCTTGTTCCATCCCAAGTATTTGAAATTGTTTTGAACATCGCATCATTAGGGATTATTAGCTCGTGGGCATTCATCATTGTGTGTCAGATGAAACTACGCCAGGCAATAAAAAATGGCACCGCGAAACCCGTGTCCTTCAAAATGCCCGGAGCTCCCGTAACATCTTGGTTAACATTACTTTTCCTGGCCGGAGTGTTAGTGATGATGGCATTCGATTACCCGAATGGCACCTGGACTATTGCGACTTTACCGGTCGTCGCCATATTATTGGTCATTGGCTGGTTTAGCTTACGAAAACGCGCCCTTGAGGTTGCTGCTGCGCCCATAGAGGCCTCAGTTAAAAAAAATGACGAGAAAAAAGTACCATCCACTGAATTATATGAACAAAAAACCGTAGGCTAA
- a CDS encoding DUF488 domain-containing protein, with the protein MDIKKITLQRVYDVQPPYQANTFLVDRLWPRGISKIRLEGVIWLKDVAPDNALRQWFHQHLDWAEFVKRYQAQLNNSTAWEPLLIVLKQHPITLLYGSRDAQHNQAVVLRDFLVEKL; encoded by the coding sequence GTGGATATAAAGAAGATTACATTGCAACGGGTCTATGATGTTCAGCCACCCTATCAGGCGAATACTTTTTTGGTTGACCGCTTGTGGCCTCGGGGTATTAGTAAGATCCGGCTGGAGGGGGTTATATGGTTAAAAGATGTTGCACCGGATAATGCTTTACGGCAATGGTTTCACCAACATTTGGATTGGGCCGAATTTGTCAAACGCTATCAGGCCCAACTCAATAACTCAACGGCTTGGGAGCCTTTGCTGATTGTGTTGAAACAGCATCCCATTACGTTGTTATATGGCAGCCGCGATGCACAACATAATCAGGCGGTCGTGTTGCGAGATTTTCTGGTGGAAAAACTTTAG
- a CDS encoding VOC family protein produces MTSQKRGMGYIAIVVDDYDKAIEYYTEKLGFFLREDEPQPGKRWVSVSPRADSECRLLLARASNDHQAAFIGNQCGGRVFLFLETDNFWRDYELMKLQGVTFCEEPRQEDYGMVVVFEDIYGNRWDLYQK; encoded by the coding sequence ATGACAAGTCAAAAAAGAGGGATGGGCTACATTGCTATTGTGGTTGATGATTATGATAAAGCGATTGAATATTATACTGAAAAATTGGGCTTTTTTTTGAGGGAAGATGAGCCGCAACCCGGTAAACGTTGGGTGTCGGTTTCGCCGCGTGCGGATAGCGAATGTCGTTTATTATTAGCTCGTGCATCCAATGATCATCAAGCGGCATTTATTGGCAATCAGTGCGGGGGGCGGGTATTCCTTTTTCTGGAGACGGATAACTTCTGGCGTGACTATGAATTAATGAAGTTGCAAGGAGTGACTTTCTGCGAAGAGCCACGCCAAGAAGACTATGGAATGGTGGTCGTGTTCGAAGACATCTATGGCAATCGCTGGGATCTCTATCAAAAATAG
- a CDS encoding ROK family protein: MTTVMINTTRQMKKKNIMLVTHTLKSLGSATKGDISTQTGLSLATCGTILNELCAEGEVIEESLDESRGGRPAKRYIYNSNYFSILSVYAEGTHDTGIISSSITAADGKNIAEYNEVYNNFTVDTLISHIQKILAKHPNIKALGLGLPGVVVDGKVLTCDITNLEGVDITEYLNKQFGIFVQVGNDMNYTAFGFYRNSCRDINDPIAYIFIPPRHCAGCGIVISGEMLRGTSQFAGEVSKLPFYDNLTTETNSHHGPEMEKLIHITASLIAIINPVTIAISGNNLTQTSMNELSLALLKKFDRKHIPHFVYRDTIKSDYHNGILEHTLDAYNNFRIFNN, encoded by the coding sequence ATGACCACAGTGATGATTAATACCACCAGACAGATGAAGAAAAAAAACATCATGCTGGTAACTCATACATTAAAATCATTGGGGTCGGCGACCAAAGGCGATATATCCACTCAAACAGGATTGAGTTTGGCAACCTGTGGCACGATACTGAATGAATTGTGTGCTGAGGGCGAGGTTATTGAAGAATCACTCGATGAATCACGCGGCGGTCGGCCGGCAAAACGCTATATATATAACTCCAATTACTTCAGTATATTAAGTGTTTATGCGGAAGGTACTCATGACACCGGTATCATTTCATCGTCCATCACCGCTGCTGACGGTAAAAATATTGCCGAATATAACGAAGTCTATAATAATTTCACTGTAGACACATTAATAAGTCACATACAAAAAATCCTAGCAAAACATCCTAATATCAAAGCCCTAGGTCTTGGTTTACCGGGGGTTGTTGTTGATGGCAAAGTATTAACCTGCGATATTACTAATCTTGAAGGGGTGGATATCACTGAATACCTAAATAAGCAATTTGGTATTTTTGTCCAAGTCGGTAATGATATGAATTACACCGCATTTGGCTTTTATCGGAATAGTTGCCGTGATATAAATGACCCAATCGCTTATATCTTCATCCCCCCAAGACATTGTGCCGGTTGTGGCATCGTTATTTCTGGGGAAATGCTACGAGGCACGAGCCAATTTGCGGGTGAAGTTTCAAAACTTCCTTTCTACGATAATTTAACCACTGAAACAAATTCTCATCATGGCCCTGAGATGGAAAAACTTATCCATATTACTGCATCTTTAATCGCTATTATTAACCCCGTGACTATAGCAATATCAGGAAATAACCTCACTCAGACATCAATGAATGAGTTATCATTGGCATTATTAAAAAAATTTGACCGCAAACACATCCCTCACTTCGTTTATCGTGACACTATAAAATCCGATTATCACAATGGCATATTGGAACATACCCTTGACGCCTATAATAATTTTAGAATCTTTAACAATTAA
- a CDS encoding MFS transporter, with the protein MSSYTLDAPLDTYAKRASTRAIFFVAGFAMGLWASLVPYAQNRLHFAAGSLGLLLLCLGTGSLLAMLFSGKLIGRFGCRNIMLFGIALTCLFLPTLAIIEQFPLMALCLFFFGAGIGLADVAVNVQGSLVEQSSDKPLMSGFHCLFSIGSIAGAGGGAILFTLGLMPLTVTFIAIGIITIITAKVATELIPFGDHKKPTELGIKKPKPNFRLGLMALMCMICFMAEGAILDWSGVFLTNDRGLNIAHAGWGFAIFGGTMSIMRFTGDKVVSLLGRKHVLVLSSIIAMTGYAVAVIIPDWKFTLLGFALVGIGAANIVPVLITLAGQEKVMPVNMSVAMVATLGYFGVLGGPALIGFIAHLTDLYTAFSMVALTFLVIAVGAFKLKYVNDSPAPRK; encoded by the coding sequence ATGTCAAGCTACACACTCGATGCCCCTCTGGATACTTATGCTAAACGAGCATCGACACGAGCTATTTTCTTCGTCGCTGGATTTGCTATGGGGCTTTGGGCATCGCTAGTGCCCTATGCACAAAATCGTCTACATTTTGCAGCTGGCTCATTAGGGCTACTGCTACTTTGCCTCGGGACAGGGTCACTACTGGCTATGCTTTTTTCCGGGAAACTCATCGGCCGTTTTGGCTGTAGAAATATAATGTTATTCGGCATCGCCCTCACCTGTCTCTTCCTCCCCACTTTGGCAATCATTGAACAATTTCCCCTTATGGCATTATGCCTATTCTTTTTTGGTGCCGGTATTGGCCTGGCGGATGTTGCAGTGAATGTCCAAGGCTCACTGGTTGAACAGTCATCTGATAAACCACTCATGTCAGGTTTTCATTGTCTTTTCAGTATTGGTTCCATCGCCGGTGCCGGCGGTGGGGCAATACTGTTTACACTGGGTTTAATGCCGCTAACGGTGACATTCATTGCTATTGGTATCATCACTATTATTACTGCCAAGGTAGCCACTGAATTAATCCCCTTTGGCGATCATAAAAAACCGACAGAACTGGGAATAAAAAAACCAAAGCCTAATTTCCGTCTCGGGTTAATGGCATTAATGTGCATGATTTGTTTTATGGCGGAAGGCGCAATATTAGATTGGAGCGGCGTTTTTCTGACTAATGATCGTGGCCTTAATATTGCACATGCTGGCTGGGGATTTGCCATTTTTGGTGGAACGATGTCAATAATGCGATTCACTGGTGACAAAGTTGTTAGCCTCTTAGGGCGCAAACATGTCCTGGTTCTTAGCAGTATTATCGCCATGACTGGCTATGCAGTGGCAGTCATTATACCTGACTGGAAATTCACACTGCTTGGTTTCGCATTGGTCGGAATTGGAGCGGCAAATATTGTTCCTGTGTTAATCACCCTGGCAGGTCAGGAAAAAGTCATGCCCGTCAATATGTCAGTTGCCATGGTCGCCACATTGGGTTATTTCGGTGTATTGGGCGGGCCAGCACTGATTGGTTTTATTGCCCACTTAACTGATCTTTATACTGCATTCTCCATGGTCGCACTCACATTCCTCGTTATTGCTGTTGGTGCATTCAAGCTGAAATATGTCAACGACTCGCCTGCGCCGCGAAAATAG
- a CDS encoding Cof-type HAD-IIB family hydrolase — translation MSIKIVAVDMDGTFLNDQMSYDRKRFSAQYAQLKNNGIKFVVASGNQYYQLISFFPDIAHEIAFVAENGAYVSNENTEIFCGALSDKNRDKVLKILLPIPYLDIIVCGKNGAHMLSSSDNVFFTTMSKYYHRLDIVDDFNQIDEPAFKFAISLPNEKLADFMRFIEAELAGIVTPVSSGHGSVDLIIPGVHKANGIKLLQNIWGVQDEEVVTFGDGGNDVEMLQHAGFGFAMANAPDRIKEIAQYQADSNNDSGVLNVIDKILNKHPPFA, via the coding sequence ATGAGTATTAAAATTGTTGCTGTTGATATGGATGGAACCTTTCTTAACGACCAGATGAGTTATGATAGGAAAAGATTTAGTGCGCAATATGCACAATTGAAAAATAATGGCATAAAATTTGTTGTCGCCAGTGGCAACCAATATTATCAGCTTATCTCATTCTTTCCAGACATCGCTCATGAAATTGCATTTGTCGCTGAGAATGGTGCCTATGTTAGTAATGAAAATACGGAAATATTTTGCGGGGCATTATCGGATAAAAACCGAGACAAGGTGCTAAAAATATTACTCCCCATCCCCTACCTTGATATTATTGTTTGCGGCAAAAATGGCGCTCATATGCTCAGTTCATCAGATAATGTATTCTTCACCACCATGAGCAAATATTATCATCGCCTTGATATCGTGGATGACTTCAATCAGATAGATGAGCCCGCATTCAAATTTGCAATCAGTTTGCCCAATGAAAAATTGGCCGATTTTATGCGGTTCATTGAGGCGGAATTAGCCGGGATTGTCACCCCCGTTTCCAGTGGCCATGGCTCAGTTGACCTCATCATACCCGGTGTACACAAAGCCAATGGTATTAAATTGCTCCAAAATATATGGGGCGTGCAAGATGAAGAAGTCGTGACTTTTGGTGATGGCGGCAATGATGTTGAGATGTTACAGCATGCTGGTTTTGGATTCGCCATGGCAAATGCACCTGATCGTATTAAAGAAATAGCGCAATATCAGGCTGACTCAAATAATGACTCCGGCGTGCTAAATGTCATTGATAAAATTTTAAACAAACACCCTCCCTTTGCCTAA
- a CDS encoding RluA family pseudouridine synthase, with translation MSTISDSFIAPRCHDKIETLYQDDHLVLINKPSGLLSLSGKNPQNIDSVHHRLVEIFPGCTLVHRLDFGTSGLMVIARNKTINAALCQQFSQRTVTKIYSALLCGHLDGNQGVIDAAIAKDPALFPLMSICSIHGKPARSHYRVIERFYHPLEDKTLLPLTRVELTPETGRTHQLRIHCQQLGHPIWGCDLYGGRLLPGTELTPRLMLHASELHFIHPISKQEIKARHVSPF, from the coding sequence ATGTCTACAATTTCCGACAGTTTTATTGCCCCGCGGTGCCATGACAAAATAGAAACGCTCTATCAGGATGACCACCTGGTACTCATCAATAAACCCTCCGGGCTCCTTAGCCTCTCGGGGAAAAACCCACAAAATATTGATTCGGTACATCATCGGCTGGTAGAGATTTTCCCCGGCTGCACCCTGGTGCATCGCCTTGATTTCGGCACTTCCGGGCTGATGGTGATTGCTCGTAATAAGACTATCAATGCCGCCCTGTGCCAACAATTCAGTCAGCGCACAGTGACCAAGATTTACAGCGCTTTGCTTTGCGGGCATCTTGACGGCAATCAAGGGGTAATAGACGCGGCGATTGCCAAAGACCCGGCGCTGTTCCCGCTGATGTCAATCTGCTCAATCCACGGCAAGCCTGCTCGCTCCCACTATCGGGTTATCGAGCGCTTTTATCACCCGTTGGAAGACAAAACGCTACTGCCGTTGACGCGGGTAGAACTCACCCCGGAGACCGGGCGTACCCATCAACTGCGCATTCATTGCCAGCAGTTGGGCCACCCCATTTGGGGCTGCGACTTGTATGGTGGCCGCCTGCTGCCAGGCACTGAACTGACGCCACGGCTGATGCTGCATGCCAGTGAGTTGCATTTTATTCACCCCATCAGCAAACAGGAAATCAAAGCTCGTCATGTCAGCCCGTTTTGA
- a CDS encoding DUF2058 domain-containing protein, with protein sequence MTKLTLQEQMLKAGLVTSKKMAKVQRTAKKSRVQAREAREAVEENKKAQLERDKQLSEQQKQAALSKEYKAQVKQLIEMNRINIAKGDISFNFTDNNLIKKIVVDKTTQTQLINGRLAIARLVVDNSGESEYAIIPAIVADKIVQRDANSIVLNSALSQEEQDEEDPYADFKVPDDLMW encoded by the coding sequence ATGACAAAACTCACCTTACAAGAGCAGATGCTAAAAGCTGGGTTAGTGACCAGCAAAAAAATGGCCAAAGTTCAACGAACGGCGAAAAAATCACGAGTTCAGGCTCGTGAGGCAAGAGAGGCGGTGGAAGAGAATAAAAAAGCACAACTTGAGCGTGATAAACAGCTAAGCGAACAGCAAAAACAAGCGGCTTTATCTAAAGAGTATAAAGCTCAGGTGAAGCAGCTCATTGAAATGAACCGCATCAATATTGCAAAAGGCGATATTAGTTTTAACTTCACAGATAACAATTTAATTAAAAAAATAGTTGTTGATAAAACAACCCAAACTCAGCTGATTAATGGCCGCCTTGCCATTGCTCGTTTGGTTGTTGATAACAGTGGTGAGAGTGAATACGCGATTATCCCAGCGATCGTAGCCGATAAAATTGTGCAGCGGGATGCAAACAGTATTGTATTAAATAGTGCGCTGAGTCAGGAAGAGCAAGATGAAGAAGATCCGTATGCTGATTTTAAAGTGCCCGATGATTTGATGTGGTAA